TAACAATTTCTTTAACTGGCAATACAAATTCATCATGATGAAGAGAATTTTTTTCTTTATTCATATCAACTATTAATATATTATTCATTTTTTGAGAATTTTTAAATAATTCAATAAGGATTTATGGTTTTTTAAGTTGGTTAAAACTAATTCTTTTTTTGTTATATCAAATTTCTCACCTTTAAAATCTACTGCGCATCCTCCTGCTTCAAGAACTAATAAATAACAGCAGTAATCCCATGGTTTTGCACTAGCTGAAATTAATGCATCAACTCTTCCTGAAGCAACTAATGCAGTTGAAAAAACTAGAGAATAATAATTTCTTATTGTGATTTCATTATCTAAAAGGATGGAGAATAATTTTTTCTTTAATGATTTATTTTCTCCTCCAGATAAAATTACATCTGAGTTTTCAAGTTTCAAATCTGAAACTTTTAATCTTTTAGAATTAAAGTAAGCACCTTTTCCTTCTTGAGCAAAATATAATTCTTTAGTTACAGGATTATTACAATAACACATAATAACATCATTTTTCTTTGCAAATGCAATAGTTACCATAAAAATTGGAATTTCACGAGAATAGTTTCTTGTACCATCAATTGGGTCTATTATCCAAGTATAATCTGAATTATTAGTAACTGAAGATCCTTCTTCTGCTAAAATATTATGATTTGGAAACTTCTTTTGAATAATTTTGACAATTTCTTTTTCAATTAATAAGTCATATATTGTTACAATATCTCTTTTTTCTTTATCCTTGTAATATACTCCTTTATCTTTCAATAAAAATCCTTTTTTTGCAATTTTAGCTCCTTTTAAAATAGCTTTTTTCATAACTTTTCTTATTTCTTCTAAATTTATATCTTCTCTCATTTATCTACCAATTTAACTTCTTTAATTTCCAAAATTCCCGCATTTTCACTATCCATATGTTTTTCTACATCCAATAACTTTATCTCTTTTTTGAATAAAGGAGAATCTATAACAAATGTTTCAAGTTCTCCACCTTCCCCGGCAGGATTAATTTTATATTTTTTTTCTAACTTCGTTAATTCTTTAATTAGATTTTTATCAAGAATTCTTCCTAAGTAAGATTTGTCAAAAGGATAAGAAAAAATTCCTACAATTATTATTTTGAAATTATTTTCTAATAATTCATATAAAAAATCTACTTGATTTTTTTGCCATAATGGGTTAAAACACCAGATATTTAATTTTTGACAAATTGTTTGAATTCTTGATGATTGGTATGCAGAATTTATTGCACCAGTTACAACTCCTTCAATATTATATTGTTCTTTTGCTAACTCGATTGCTAATTGTAGGTCTTCTAATTCTTTTTCTTTTTCACCTTTAGTTTTATATTCAATTATTG
This window of the Candidatus Woesearchaeota archaeon genome carries:
- a CDS encoding inositol monophosphatase; the encoded protein is MREDINLEEIRKVMKKAILKGAKIAKKGFLLKDKGVYYKDKEKRDIVTIYDLLIEKEIVKIIQKKFPNHNILAEEGSSVTNNSDYTWIIDPIDGTRNYSREIPIFMVTIAFAKKNDVIMCYCNNPVTKELYFAQEGKGAYFNSKRLKVSDLKLENSDVILSGGENKSLKKKLFSILLDNEITIRNYYSLVFSTALVASGRVDALISASAKPWDYCCYLLVLEAGGCAVDFKGEKFDITKKELVLTNLKNHKSLLNYLKILKK
- a CDS encoding TIGR00289 family protein, translated to MKVAVLFSGGKDSNYALYKANQKNEVVCLITLVSENKESYMFQTQGIDFVKVQSQALGIPIIEYKTKGEKEKELEDLQLAIELAKEQYNIEGVVTGAINSAYQSSRIQTICQKLNIWCFNPLWQKNQVDFLYELLENNFKIIIVGIFSYPFDKSYLGRILDKNLIKELTKLEKKYKINPAGEGGELETFVIDSPLFKKEIKLLDVEKHMDSENAGILEIKEVKLVDK